The Takifugu rubripes chromosome 16, fTakRub1.2, whole genome shotgun sequence genome contains the following window.
TCATGTGGCCCCAGCAACTGGCACCGGCGGGGCAATTACAGCGCTGAGAGATGAAAGCCTCTCTCCATTAGAAACGTTAGGTTGTCAAGGTTTTCCTCACTTCCAGGAAAATTAACAAATTAGATACAAGAGGTCCGCTGTTCACCTGTATCACACCCTCTCATCCTGAAGCCCTCCCCTCTTTCCCAAACACAGCCGGGCGCCAGTGGCGTTCCGTGGTGGAAACCAAACACTGGCCAGTTTTGACTGGACGTGATCTGTGCTTCCGGTTGGAATGCTGCCAGAGGGGGATTCATGGTTCTCACCCAGAGGAGGACGTTTACAGGAAAAGGCTCTTGGCTGGAGCTCTCCTTTTTCATATCCAAAACACAGGGACGTAGTCACGGCTGCATCGGGGCAAAGTCTTCCCCAGGTGCAGGTCTGGGGGCACAGAGAGACACCTTGATGAGCTCCCTCACTCGCCAAGCAGATCTTGTTTATGGCCACTCCCCCTAATTCTAATTTCTAACCATTTTCCATCCTTTCCACTCAGTGAAGGCTGGATAATAATGAGGACCGTCAGCATTGCCGTGGAGTTTGCGCAGCACATCCGTCAGTCTGCCCCGTCAGCAGCACTAATTGACTTCCTGTGGAAGGAAGGCACAGATCCACCACGTCTCCTTTTGCCCTCATCCAGCAAAAGTCAGCGTTCCACTCGGCTGTTCTGTTGTAGCCATTTGATTCTGTGCATCGGAGAGGTAACACAATAAATATGTTTGTCATAACCTGCCCCAGTTCTTCATCTTGGTTGTATTTTGTGTGTCTTGCTTGAACTGTTGCCCTCAATGCAACAACAAcgctgcccccccatccccaagaCTTCCGATGGTACAAAACGAAAACCAGATCAATGCCAAGAGCCCATTCATTCTACCATGTGCATATTTCTGCACATATGTGCACTTACAAATATGTAGAGTGCACACATGTGTTGCAGCATGCCTCCCCTGGGAGTTTGTATAGTAGCCATAATGTTctaatgcaccccccccccaccagaaaacacacacacacacacattggaaCCATATGAATTAAAAAACATTCCTCAGACACTTTGATCGTCCGCAACAGGAAGATAGAGGAGCTCCTTCCGCAGATCGatcaaagaggaagatgaaCACTCAGtaaagtgggggtggggggggtgggggggggggggggggggtaatgataTATTATTTGTTCTGGATTGTTTGTGCTCCCTGGTTTGTTTTGGTGGCACAGAGCGTGGCGCACTCCAGATCTGGGGAAAGAGAAGATGCGAGAAGGTCCGTAGAGAgtgaagctgcaggaaaaggcAGACAGGGAGTGGAGGCAGTGAGCCAGAGTGAGCGGCCTCCAGGGACAACAGCTGAGGTGAACCCATCGATCCGAGTCAGGTTTCACCTCCTCAGCAGTGACGGCGGCGCTCTGCCATGGAACTGAGCCCTGCATCCCGTCTGGACACGCTGACCTCGACCCTATACTGCGTCTGTCGCCTCAGTTTGTGAGACAGTCACAGGAAAACAGAACTGAAATGTGTCTGCAATCCTTCGAGCCGATTTGTAAGCATcctgtggaaaaaaaacccaacaaaaaactGCTGTAAGCTCGACATGGCATGAAGACTCCCTCCAGTTTAACACGTCCCTACTTCTCATCGCCAGGAGCCTGAAAGAACCAGATCCACTCGTGAGTGTTGGGGCTCTGACGGAGGACAGGGCACCTCTCAAAGGCCTCCACTGTCATCCAAGATGAGTGAGCCTTGTGACAGATGACCGAGCATGTGGCATCCCGCTGACCCCTGACCCGGAAACCTTTCTCCCATCAGTCCCTGCTGGGGCTAACTGGGGTGGTTCCACTGGCCACTGGGGTTCCTTTGTGTGCGTGGGCTATCCCATCAGAAGAGGTCAGGCAGGGGTGAGCCCAGGAACAGGCGAACTTTGACCCGCCCGCTACAGGCCGTAGGTTGTAGTATTCGGGCAGAGTGTGCCGGAGCTGATAAGATTGAGACTTGGAGGCAGATGACAGATAAGACTGATACAATAGTTTGCAGTTACAAGTCAGCATATGAAAACAGACCACACAAAGACAATGGATATGAAGCGATAGTGTGATCTGAAGCTGATTAGAAAGAAATGTCTTAGCTCGTGTCCCTCGGCGGCCATGCTAACAACTGTAGTTTACAATTCCTTACATATGGAGCAGGGCCAGAGCTTGGATAATTGACTCCATTCATCAATGGCAATGCTTTCTTTGGCTCAATCCTATTTTAATGgctgttattttgtttgtttatcgTTAGAGTACATGTGATTTTGGCGATAGCAAATCTTAACCGCTAAATTGTAGTTTCAAGCTGAAAATCACGACAGTCCCAGTTGCCCAAATTAAAAATCTCTTTAAAATTGCCTTTATGGACTTTCTCAAAAAATAACATGAATTATTAATTGGGAGATACAAGtagattttgtttttcctctccgaTTCAGAGAGCTGCCAGGGAAAAGATGTCGTTTGTAACTGAAAACTCCAGAAAACCTCAAAGGGCTTTTAGAGTAAAACCAAAAGGAACATTTCTTTGAATTTTCTAGACCAAACTCCTGCTTAATTGAGCTCTATGGAAGGTTTACAGTATTACAAGTAAAACAAATTTCACTGCAAATGGAGAAACAGCAACGAAAGGAAAATACTTGCAATTCGGCAAAAGTGTCAGTCAGAGCGAGCAGTTAGACTCAGAGCTGGATATTGAAAGTGAAGTATTTACAGTACCATAAGTGCTCAATACAAAATGGACAACTTTTTTGGCCAGTCTATTCCGGAAGAGCCATGGAGCCAACTGAGGACTTTATCCTGGACCCAGTCCAAAACCTTTTCAGCAGCCTGACCACCCAGAGGGCCAGACAGCACCAGTTACACTGAGCCCGCCTCAGCCAGCATCAGGCTGAGCGACCCGACCAGAGGATCGGGCATTTAACCCAGACCAAACACGCCACTGCCATCTCCATGAACGGTAAGAGCTGGGTACTGAAACAGGAAGAGATAGTCTCCCCATTTCTGATGGCATTTTTTGCTACtttcacacagaaaaacacactcaaattctgtgtgtgtgtgtgtgtgtgtgtgtgtgtgtgatccaaCACGCAGCTTCCCTGTGTCAAGAGCTCCGTGTACACCAGTTGAATGAACATCACCCCGGTCTCAGGTCAGATGTTAAGGGGGTTACAGTAGAACTTGGTGTTTGGAGGATCATTTTCCCAGGTTTGTTTTTGCCATACGGCTCATGTGCAATAAAAACACCAGCGGACATCACAGCGCACGCACACTTTgcaaggtaaacacacacactcacacacttgtgATGGACAAGGCCATTCCTCGGGCCCTCGTGGTTAATGTCCCTTCAAGGAATCACAGGCCCTCCACACCATCTGACCCTTCACGCGGTTCTACCCATCAAAGGTAGGGCCTGCGAGGGCCAGGGTGATGGCGGGCGCTATAGCCCAGGGCGTGGAGGGGAAATAACGTGTGAAGTGCAATCTGCAGGGTGTGTCTGCCAAGTGAGATCAAGCCTTTCCGTGCACAATGAAAGTATGTCGTCCAGCTACGGGAaatatctccccccccccccaagtacTTGACACACTGACTAAGTCACAGAATGTATGCAGAGTAGAGGAGCCTATAAAAAGCCTCAGAATAGAATCAGAATCCCCCCCCCATAGCAGCGAGAGCAGAGTCGTGCGCTGCAGCCCGACGATAACGGAACGGCGCTGTCAGCCGGGGGACGGATTCAGGCCTGTGCTAAAAATAGCTCCCGACACAGCGCCACTCTCAACGCCGACTGAGAATCTCTCATCACACTTCCACACACAGGGACGGCTCAGGCGGGCGCGCACGCCTCGCTCGGCACGTAGTTTGAACAGTAACCTGATCGAGCCGCCGCAGAAACCAGAGGCAATCAGGAATCAAAGCGAACCCAGcctgtgcatgcgtgcatgtgccGCAGACATGTGAGCGTGTGCACGGGGACCAGGGTGAGGTAGTCAGAGATAAATGGAAGCAGAGTTTGTGGGGGCGGGGGACCACTTTTCCCTTCATAAAGCGAGGAGCACATGCCTCTGATGTGCCCCAccggaggaggaaggagaggctTTTTCGTCAGCAACGAGGAGATCTGTCTCTTCTCCTTTAGCTCCTCGGAGAGGGCGAGAGGAgtcaaaggagggggggggggggggccggaTAAAAGATGTGTTTGCTCAGTACCACAGGCTGACACGTCTCTCTTATCTCCTGCCCAGGAAAACCACATGCCCCGAGTCTACGAGGGGAGCAATGGGGAGCTAGATGAGGTGCAAGTGTGTGAAAGGGGGTAAGATTTAAAAGTGCCCTTGAATCAGAGGAGCGTTGATGCCATGCATCCTGCAGGATGACAGTTAttcagggtgagagagagagatggaggtgggAAAAGGTAAATGACTggccactgccccccccccccccacacacacacacacacacctggagtgGCGAGGACACGCACCGCAGCGCCGCCATCGAACAGCCTCACACAGCAGCAAACCGGGAGTCATCAGGAGTGACGGGAAAAGGCCAATGCGTTTGATCTGGATTCCCTGCCTGGAAACAAAAGTGGACACAAATTGTCAAATGTCAAACAACATTTAggttggttgggggggggggctcagtttGATTAGTTTTGTGTTACCGGACGGAGCCCAAAGCCCACCAAGGCACTGCCATTGACTCGGTGGATGGATTTGTGAAGTTGAACGCTGAGTTTAACGCACACATTAGTCTCCCGACTGGTGACCGGGGCAGCGCgagtgtgtgcgtttgtgaCTGGTCCCACATGTTCAACTCCTGCTGAACCATGCAGCCAATTCCCCTGTTTATTGACTGGAAGCCGATACCTTTAAGGGCTTCATTCATACTACATTGCGTGAGGTAAATTCAATAGCCAGGCATGGCGGTGTGTGCGTTGCCCTTCAGAACCCTAAGCTAacctttttgggggggttttaaCACATTGGatgtctgctgctgcttgtgttCTCTTCTACAGAAGCTGTTCTGTTCTCTACTCATCTGGTGCTCTGCATCATTTCAGAACAAAGaggcaaataaaagaaaagtatACAGGCCCAGAAGCCCACTGATCTTATAGAATTAAGTTTCACATAGCAGTAAACATACACTTCCATGACATAAATATGCACCAGTCCACATATGCTGCTCCGAGGAACAGACCCAAGTGTTGGCATGTGTGTGATCTAGCGTCTGCAGCTCGTGGTGTGGATTTACAGCAAGGCTCACAACTTTACTTCCGACCCATCttgcacgcccccacacacacacacacacacacacacactggtttagGGAAGGTGCACTCTTTATCACTGTGACATTTTCATTTCACACGCAGCCTAAGAAGCCATGCATTTACACGCGTGTTTCCTGTGCCCCCGCTCTGAAGCACAACACCGGCCACTTAGCGTTTAGCGACTGCAGATCAACCCCATGTTCTTCCACTTCCACCTTTTCCTGGGAAAGCTCATTACTTATCTTTGATTTATGCTGCAGGGATTATGAAGGAACCGCAGAGCGTTCCAGAGGAACAAAGGCAGCGTGGGCTTTGCTGCTGGTTTATGATGCAGGCTAAGGAACGCTTGTATCCGGAGTATTGACAACCGCCATATGCAGATTCCAGAGGTGAcagttttctcctcctgcatTTGCCTGAGATTTTAGGGCATCTAAAACTAATCATACTAACGGTGTAGGAAATATCTCCTGACCTTTATTTATGACCTCTCCCAATGCAAGACTCATTTAGGACAGGTAAAGGGAAAAACCTGTTTGTGTGACCAAGCAAAGAAGGCTGGAGTGGGTCATTCTGCCAAcacttttaatgtatttaaaggGCAAATGCCTTTGCAACAGGGCAGTTTCCAGAAAATTATTCAAGGCAATTATGGGCAGAGAGGCCCGAGTCATTCCAAAGACTAAAGAGCTTGTTTCGTTGAAGCAGGTCTCCATGTGAGCCTTCGGGCACAGATGGAGGAGATACACTGTAGCTTTGACTTAAGGTATCTGTCAGACATTAAAGGGGAGTCCATGAAAAAGCACGGCGCACTTGTGCTCGTCTCCACGTCTCACCTCCGCCTAATGTGGACCAGATGTGGCCGATGATCGTTTGCCTCCTCCCTTTCATTTCGCTACCGACGGATGGCGACCCGGGCCGTCGTGGACGCCCGAGGTGGCGGGTCGGGCCTGCAGCCTTCTCTCTTCACACGGCTCCATTGTTTCAACCACGATGATTGATCACGCACGCTCAGGCGGACATGCTGTGCTGAGCACGGCCAGTCACCCCCATAAATGTAGGGGCGCTCCGGCCCGGCCACAGAGAACACTTTGTACCTTGGATACACGGGTCATTGTCCGCAGAGGAGCCCTGCTCGGCGGGGAAACCCGCTGGTAGACTCGGTACGGCTGTTTTGACAACCTCACTTTGGTTTCCCAAAAGCGCACGTGTGTCTCATTTCCTATTTCGGACCCTGGTCTGGTGACGGGGATTCCACCGGGTTACTATAATAGATCGCTGTCTTGTTTTGATCAGTTattctaatttttaaaaaaagtgggGAGGTATAAATTGAGATCCGATTAAAATTATACTATTTTCAAACACGTTGGTGTTAGAAACGAATAGGGAAGCTGTTTACTTGATTAATTACTTGCCCAAACTTAAACCCTTCACCCTCCGAGTGGTCTATACTGCCGCCTACAGGCCTCCTGGAATACTGCAGCGTGTGGCCAAACTAAAAGCGAAATTTACTTTTATAATGGATCAATTAAATCAGTATtccattataaataaataaatgaagccaAGATTCATTTTTGAtctaaataaatcatttatacAGTGATCAGTTAACTGTGTTGTAAAATCTGTTTGAGAGATAGGATGATGAAGGAAACTTAAAGAACTGACAACCAGCTGTCTAGACAATGAGGAGATGGAACCAGGTCAATCAAGAGAGCTGtcaaagcagcttttcagctGCCCCACAGGAAGCTGGACGGCCGTGTCACCGATGGAGACTCTTCAATCTGGCAGACATACTGACGTGCAGAGCAGGGCGAGAGCCCTGGCACTGGGAGTGGAGGCGGCATCCTGGGGAAGAAGTGGCTGGCACCAGGAACAGGCTGGTCTCTGCAGTggcacagagagggagagagatctcacacacactcacacactctaaATGCCCCAATCCTGTTGAGGAGCAAACGGAGGCTGGCAGGGAGCGCCGCTCCTGAAAAGCTGCCGTTGTCTGGAGATGGCTTTCATGTGAATGGAAGCTTTAATAGGCGTTGTGTGACGGCTCTCCCTGCACACTGAGCGCCGAGTGATCCTCTTCTGTTGGTTTTTAATTAATAGGCAGTGTTTGAAGGCCACAATGCACTTGGCAAGACAACACAGTGACTTCTTGGTGGCCTtgattctgtttgtttttgagtcATACTCAAACCCCCACCGAGGCGACCACATACGCTGGGAGGCGCCGACATTTTCCTTAAACTACGCTCGATCCTTGTAAGCAACAAAACCTTTTGTGAGGATACAACTGAGACATGACACTCCAGCTAAAGAATTGGAGTTAATACTGTtgaatggtggggggggggggagggtatatttcacccccccccccccattgaaaTATAAACAGATTTAGAtgtacagaaaaacaaaagttaCAAGTGTTTTATGGCTCAGCAGGAAAAGTGGAAGTTTTTTGATTTGAACTACGCTGCTTAAACGGCGCCACAATTATTTCGTGCGTCgatgctgccacctagtggacggACACGTATCGACTGTATGTAAATTGGACATAAACTGACTTAATCGGGTGATAAAAACAGTATATTTCACTTTACCAACGACATAACAGTGCTTTAATTCATGGAAAAGAGAAGACGAGCCGAACCAAACACATGAGAAGCGAGTCAGAGCTAAACAAAATATAATGATCATGTATTATAGACAGTGTTTCAACAAAACTCATTTGTTCTTTGGAAGAATTCACAAATTTacttaaaaaacagaaagaaaacatttacaGGACCAGGAATATTTGTGTTAGCCATGTTTAACCCAACGACATTGGATCAATCAAACCAATATGGTGCAGTCGTTCCCTCGACTaaagattaaaaacaggaaaatactTCTGATTTGAGGATTTAAGCACGGAAGTCTGATAGTAAAGATCATTTTAGTGGTCCCAAACATTTGGAACGATCGAGCGTACACTGAAGGACGAGGAAAAATGAGAAGATATGAAATGAATCATCAAATCTCAATTCCACTCAATCTTTAATCAAGACGGGATTACAAATTCTCCAAAAAATCTGCAGTTTCAAAGGGCAAAAAGGGTAAAACTAGCTCACCTACTGAGGTCTTTAAAAACCTGTTCAAGTGTGACTGAAAACATCCTGAACATTCAAAGGCAGGTCTTTTGTCATTTACAAAAACAGGAGAATCGGAGACAAATAGAAAACAAAAACGAACCCATGAGGGAAATGctggcttttttcccctctcccgaaaaacactgatgacatcatcaaagcgACAGCGAGGACAGCGCGCTGTCCCCCATCTGGTCCTATGCACtaacttaaaaaaagaaaagacacaaCGCAACAGACacgggaggagaagaagcagaggaggaaggaaaataaagaaacaaggATGTGAATTCTGAAGAAGGGGTGCAAGTGGTGGTTCTGGGTCTTAATTGGCCAACCGTCTGGGCTGCTGTGAAGTCCATCCctgagtggggggggtgggtcGGGGGATAGTGGGTTATGGTCCGAGCCCACGGGCTCTGGAAATTCACTCTGCAggaacatgtttgtgtgtgaggtcTATTCCTCCGGTACGTCAGCAGCACCAGCCGGACCGCAGCTGTCCCAGTGCGCTGGGTCACCGCGTCTCCCCCGACGTACACGTCCGTTAAACTTCAGACAGGAATTCTCTCCTAATTTCCTGATTGGCACTTGTATGCAGTGGGTTCGGGGAGGCGGCTGCGTCGGCTGTCCGCTCCTTCATTCAGTCAGTCTGCTGACCCGTTGGATCGTTCCTGTGGAAAGTTTACGCACTGAAGCCGTCCGAGTGGAGCGCACGCTGAACGCAACCATGCTTCACTAGCTGAGTCTCGGCTTCTTTGTGGGCGGCAGAGAGTCCTCTTTGCTCTCCCCgtcgtcctcgtcgtcctcttcctcatcatcgtcGGGATAGTCCACCAGGCCCACCAGGCCTCCCTGAAGACCAGACACACGCTTGAATTCATCGCACACTTGGGATTTCTCTTCAAATCAAAAAGCATTTTGGTTTCGCCTCCGAGCACGAAAGACAAGCACGATGGTTGAGCTACCTTTGTCGTTACAGCTGTGTTGGAAGAGCCTCGTGctccagagcctggagaaccCGGGGATCCTGGAGAGCCTGGGCTCAGcggggcagagggaggagggctGGACAGGCTGGTTTTGGTGGAGCCAGAGAAGGCCAGTTTGAAGCTGGGGTTCTGCCTGCCTGAAAAGCTGGATTTGGCCAGGATTTCTTTGTCCTCTGGTTCTTTCACTGGACACAGATCAGATATTCTCATCTCTCAGGACACCGCCGACTTTGAACTATCCGGCCACTGAAAACACTtacatttctttctctccatAAACTTGCTGATGGGTTCCATGAGatcttcttctgttttcatcttGTCAGAGGGCCGAACCACCGCGTCGCCGTCCTCCAGGTCGTCCTCGTCTGTGTTGAACCACATCTCTTCTTCGTCCTCCAGAGTCCGCGCATCACGACGGAAGCGATGGTTTCTTAGGATGGAACGCATGCTGGAGGGGACGGCATCAAATACGTTAACCTTATGCCTCTAGTTAACAACTAAATAGGCATTAGGCTGGAGGACCGGGTAAGGACATTAGCCCCCGATGTCACATGAGCCCACATAATGCTAATCTAATGTTCAGTACCACAAAAGATACAATATTTAAGAAACAGTCTTTCCATTGACCAGCATCCatgtaaaatgaaacaaatgtcaAAAGTGGCTTTTACCTGTCCAGTTTGGGGTTGTCTTGCCTCTCTCGCTGCTGTTCGTAGCGTAGCTTCAGACCTTTGAACGTTTGGACATAGTCCACATCTTCCAGGGCTTTCCAGTAGTTCTCTACTATGTGAGCGGTGAGAGATTTCACGTCCTCCTGGTAGCAACGGAGGGTGTGCAGGAAAAGGAATGTGGAGGAAGTTAagacaagacaaaggagatgcGTTACTCTATGGAGACGCTACAAACTTGTATAACAGATGGCCTCAAACACATATAAAAACTAATAAAGCTAACTGTTTACATTTGGAGGCAGTAATATAATAGATGTATTGGGATTATTATTGGAATAATATAGGTGTATTGGGGGTGATTTGCCCTACCACCAGGGAAAACATAGACCCCGAAAGTGAACACTCACCACTCGTACATATTCAAACATCTCAATGATGGCTGAGTTCATGAGATTGTATCGAGAGCCGTTGTTGAGGAAAGCCTTAATCACAGGTTCAAAGAGAAAATTTCTCATGATGTAGCGATtgtagaattcatccttcagaCCAATTATTCTCCTCATGAACCGCAGAGCACctgagaggaggacagcagATGAAAAGGAGCCTAAAACCTATGAATCGTTCAAAGAGGGACGGTGGGAATGATCTCGGGATAACTGTGGGACTCACAGAGTGCCAGGAAGGCATGCTGGGAGGCAGTGAGGACCAGCACCCTCCTGAGGATGTCCTTGTTGATAATGTAGTTCTTGATGTGGTAGGTGTGGTGCTCAACACAGAACGTCAACAGCTCCAATATTAAGGCCAGCAGCTGGGATGTTTGGAAATCATCTGATGGAGCAATAATAGACATTTGCATTCTTCCCAATGCAGCATTTGAAAACCCCGCCAACGTTTACAGCCGTAAGTGTTCCATACCTTTGCTAGGCTTTTCCTCTGTGGTGTTGGCCAGTAGTGGAGCTGAGAGAACATGCATGCAGTGCTTGTAGAAGAAACTCAAGAACTccgttttctctgttttctgaaAACAAGAGAAATAAATAAGCCACTTCAGTTATAAAAACAGGgatttgtgctgttgttttaTGATATCGTGCTATGTTAACAAGTCGTCTAACCACCAGCtaaatcaatttaaaataaagttcaCTCAAAAGTGACACACTAAAATGAAAACTTGCTTTCAGGTATTTCTTTCTGATAATCATCAGTCAAATGACAAAACTCACATTTGCTGTTGCCAGCATATTTTCCGGGTCCACCAAAGTCCGTAACAGACCCATTAGCTGCACCGCACCGCCTAGTTCTGGGTCTGTATCACAAATCATGTGTTCTATGATGAGGTTGATCAGAAGGATGTCCTGGAGAGCCAATAAATGACAACAGGTGAGATGTCTGACGTCTGCATTCACCTGAACCATCTGCTTCTGGCCGACGCTGCACTTACGTCATCGTTTTGCTGAGGCTCCTGCATGACAAACTCTCGTACCATAGAGGGGTTGTATTCCACCAAGTATGAAAAAATGTCCGTTGCTGCTGCACGAACCTGGACATCGTCCATTCCCTGTTCCATGGCCAAACATTTACTCTTCAGCAGCCTTTCGGCATCTTATTAAAGCTCGCGGAACGTTTAAACTCACCAGTATGACCTCTAGGGCTTGGAGAATGCCCATGCCTGACAACGTCTTGAAGAAGGCATCTCTGTTTTGAGGTTGTAACGTTTGCGAGAATGCACAGAATTCCTTTAGGAAATTTACCTGTAAAGAGAAATCAGCACAGCTCGATGAGCGGTGGGTCCTGAGAGGAAGTTAGCGAGGAAATCAGGAAATCGCACACAAGTCTTTGTTACCAATTCATGCCGTTTGTCGTCATCTGTAGTCTCGTCTGTTAGCTGTGCAAAGAGGACAGTCAGGAACTTCTCATCATCCTGACGTTGAAAcggggagagaaggagatgtGGAGGTGAACAGGACATGCAGGTCTTTAACACACCTCAACTGCACGATGACCCAAAGAAAGGTTCGATCTGTTTTAATCAACGCCGTTGCGTAGCCGCGTGCGCCAGTTGCAGGTTCATCATGACGCTGTAACTGATTTACACGCCACTGTTCCGTCTCTATGGACACAGCCACTCATAAACAGCGCTGAGGTGTCGCAGCACAGAAACAATGATCACATGATCGTAAAAGACAAGCAGACAATCTCCACTGGACGAAGGACAATCTCGTCCTCGTGTCACCTGTACCTGTCACATGGCGGCTAAAAAGACGGACAATCTGTGGATGTTGTTAAAACGCGTTAATCTCTCACCTGTAGCATGCCCACAATCTCCACCTTgttgaagaagatgaaggagtGCAGCGTGGACAACATGTTTTCCTCAAAAACAGAGGGCGTAGGAAGCACCATGTCCTGAATGTACTGCACTCGATATGTCTGGTGGATTTTCTGACGCAGTTCGGGATCAGAGATGGGAATCACCTCTTTAAAATGGGCCGTCTTCGTCAGGAACTCCCTGTGCCGCCGGGGCTGGGGCAGCGCTGGATCGAACTCCAGGCAGCCAATGACGTCCATGATGCACTCCTCAGAAAACATGACCTCAAACAGTGCCGTGCGATTAAGCAGAAAGATGCCTTTAATGATTTCATAGATGTGGTGTAGTCCCTCTCTGTTCTCCAAATCCTCGCAGACGTGGAACAGGTCCAAGAGCTTGCGAATATAGCCCTCGTTCTCCACGGCCAGTGCCAGTTTCTCGCGCCGCAGAGGTGACGGTAGAGACGAGGCCACAAGCTCGGCCAGATCTTCCAAACGGTTCAGTTCGCATGGCGGTAATTCCAAACCCGGTGAAGACATTTCATCAAGACGCTCATCCTCCGACTCATCTACTACGTCCTGGGTAATGTCCACTGATGGATCTTTCCCCTGCACCTAAATGATGacaaaataatgcaaatgtcAACTGGGTGGACACGGTGAAACTATTAGCAGCCCAAAAACGGCACAGTAGCTACCTGGCATATTTT
Protein-coding sequences here:
- the smek1 gene encoding serine/threonine-protein phosphatase 4 regulatory subunit 3 isoform X1; this translates as MTDTRRRVKVYTLNEDRQWDDRGTGHVSSGYVDRLKGTSLLVRAESDGSLLLESKINPNTAYQKQQDTLIVWSEAENYDLALSFQEKAGCDEIWEKICQVQGKDPSVDITQDVVDESEDERLDEMSSPGLELPPCELNRLEDLAELVASSLPSPLRREKLALAVENEGYIRKLLDLFHVCEDLENREGLHHIYEIIKGIFLLNRTALFEVMFSEECIMDVIGCLEFDPALPQPRRHREFLTKTAHFKEVIPISDPELRQKIHQTYRVQYIQDMVLPTPSVFEENMLSTLHSFIFFNKVEIVGMLQDDEKFLTVLFAQLTDETTDDDKRHELVNFLKEFCAFSQTLQPQNRDAFFKTLSGMGILQALEVILGMDDVQVRAAATDIFSYLVEYNPSMVREFVMQEPQQNDDDILLINLIIEHMICDTDPELGGAVQLMGLLRTLVDPENMLATANKTEKTEFLSFFYKHCMHVLSAPLLANTTEEKPSKDDFQTSQLLALILELLTFCVEHHTYHIKNYIINKDILRRVLVLTASQHAFLALCALRFMRRIIGLKDEFYNRYIMRNFLFEPVIKAFLNNGSRYNLMNSAIIEMFEYVRVEDVKSLTAHIVENYWKALEDVDYVQTFKGLKLRYEQQRERQDNPKLDSMRSILRNHRFRRDARTLEDEEEMWFNTDEDDLEDGDAVVRPSDKMKTEEDLMEPISKFMERKKLKEPEDKEILAKSSFSGRQNPSFKLAFSGSTKTSLSSPPPSAPLSPGSPGSPGSPGSGARGSSNTAVTTKGGLVGLVDYPDDDEEEDDEDDGESKEDSLPPTKKPRLS
- the smek1 gene encoding serine/threonine-protein phosphatase 4 regulatory subunit 3 isoform X2, encoding MTDTRRRVKVYTLNEDRQWDDRGTGHVSSGYVDRLKGTSLLVRAESDGSLLLESKINPNTAYQKQQDTLIVWSEAENYDLALSFQEKAGCDEIWEKICQVQGKDPSVDITQDVVDESEDERLDEMSSPGLELPPCELNRLEDLAELVASSLPSPLRREKLALAVENEGYIRKLLDLFHVCEDLENREGLHHIYEIIKGIFLLNRTALFEVMFSEECIMDVIGCLEFDPALPQPRRHREFLTKTAHFKEVIPISDPELRQKIHQTYRVQYIQDMVLPTPSVFEENMLSTLHSFIFFNKVEIVGMLQDDEKFLTVLFAQLTDETTDDDKRHELVNFLKEFCAFSQTLQPQNRDAFFKTLSGMGILQALEVILGMDDVQVRAAATDIFSYLVEYNPSMVREFVMQEPQQNDDDILLINLIIEHMICDTDPELGGAVQLMGLLRTLVDPENMLATANKTEKTEFLSFFYKHCMHVLSAPLLANTTEEKPSKDDFQTSQLLALILELLTFCVEHHTYHIKNYIINKDILRRVLVLTASQHAFLALCALRFMRRIIGLKDEFYNRYIMRNFLFEPVIKAFLNNGSRYNLMNSAIIEMFEYVRVDVKSLTAHIVENYWKALEDVDYVQTFKGLKLRYEQQRERQDNPKLDSMRSILRNHRFRRDARTLEDEEEMWFNTDEDDLEDGDAVVRPSDKMKTEEDLMEPISKFMERKKLKEPEDKEILAKSSFSGRQNPSFKLAFSGSTKTSLSSPPPSAPLSPGSPGSPGSPGSGARGSSNTAVTTKGGLVGLVDYPDDDEEEDDEDDGESKEDSLPPTKKPRLS